One segment of Drosophila ananassae strain 14024-0371.13 chromosome 3R, ASM1763931v2, whole genome shotgun sequence DNA contains the following:
- the LOC6503357 gene encoding protein expanded yields MRAFCTVSAPLEVCASSAEQLSPGSRFLALRLLGQQQPKTLYFLVDAKSRVREVYTQTCLHFATQGMLDTELFGLAVLIDGEYMFADPESKLSKYGPKSWRSSHTHGLDANGRPLLELHFRVQFYIESPFMLKDETSRHNYYLQLRHNILQRDLPKEQAEQALVFLAGLALQADLGDAPPGGKDDSGEEASSSGGGGGLSSTTTLPKISKRANERMLRLSTYVASTSKRDTTAPPPPTLPPNGADYFRIEDYLPGGLHTPWARSAMRACHREHLGMATSMAELLYIQQACSLHETINAHTYRMRLAKSEPGSGSAWFVVYAKGIKILGGDPSSSTPTSSATEPTTFLWPNITKLSFERKKFEIRSGESRITLYAASDEKNKLLLTLCKDTHQWSMKLAARLKEVSKREEEEAAESQRLHASYACSRSLLLPYKSKNEQRISVISSTSSNTTSGIVSDRVHSEDELEIMINTPPAPLAAPSTESLALAHLLDRPSVSRQTSSVGQMSLKDLEEQLAALSVRPAEVNNANSSLSNSIIVPRSSIGGGGSGTALGGSGNANDSSTTTTDSPSSQHNIGSQCSSTCSTVVVTSPANTGAGGSTAPVPVHSTSSSLELGFSHTAQNSALSETNPEDFREETESVSGVSGVYTLAHGAPPTETSGVYTMHSSELTGQSSEMAESEKSSHYGMFQPSKLEDSHVQHPESGDGSREKQRTEFRLRSDSNISTGSSFRGDGSDPTDNKHSLLSADELTNLIVGRGTYPSRKTVSSSLHSDCDYVTLETEKEEHQELPPAPPPPYTARHEKTGLCGPPIAKPVVPKPIAVVPPKPEVSAPVPALPVQPPPAVPALRRRDPPPYPSSSKPRPTSLISVSSSANPAPSIAGSMSSLKSEEVTARFITTRPQISILKAHTSLIPDGAKPSYAAPHHCSSAASSSGSVCSHQLSQQSLHNSNYAGGSQASLHHHPHHHVPPAHHRHSGSAAIGIPIVPYGLHKSTASLHHQTHPSCVLLPVIKPRQFLPPPPPSLPRQPPPPPPSNHPHLAGHLYGRELARKQLELYQQQLYSDVDYVIYPIQDPAVSQQEYLDAKQGSLLAAMAQAAPPPPHHPYLAMQVSPAIYRSTPYLPLALSTHSRYASTQNLSDTYVQLPGHAAGYSPLYSPSMASLCSSYEPPPPPPLHPAALAAAASAAAASGTGPSGSSSSSMFARSRSDDNILNSLDSLPKGRRLPPPPPPPYVNRRLKKPPMPAPSEKPPPIPSKPSPGTTCLLPPRKPPTLNPHSANSPLIKTSSGAQWAGERPRPDMGLGLSRGSNSILAQLQASMAAAGSQAQAHAQAQALDIALLREKSKHLDLPLISALCNDRSLLKQTMVNPKTGQEMPMPLASSSSASQPGHSTTNSSNSSPGSGTLSKSRKGSTTVSHRHPQDKLPPLPVQQLAEANNYVMEPAVMMKQQQQHKTG; encoded by the exons ATGGCGAGTACATGTTCGCAGATCCCGAGAGCAAGCTCTCCAAATACGGCCCGAAGAGCTGGCGATCCTCGCACACCCAC GGCCTGGATGCCAATGGACGACCCCTCCTGGAGCTACACTTCCGTGTGCAGTTCTACATCGAGAGTCCGTTCATGCTGAAAGATGAGACGTCCCGCCACAACTACTACCTGCAGCTGCGCCACAACATCCTGCAGCGCGACCTGCCCAAGGAGCAGGCCGAGCAGGCCCTGGTCTTCCTAGCCGGCTTGGCCCTGCAAGCGGATCTGGGCGATGCCCCGCCCGGTGGCAAGGACGATTCGGGCGAAGAGGCTTCATCGTCGGGCGGCGGTGGAGGACTGAGTTCCACCACCACGCTGCCGAAGATCAGTAAGCGTGCCAATGAGAGGATGCTGCGACTCTCCACCTATGTGGCATCCACATCGAAGCGGGATACGACGGCACCACCTCCTCCGACTTTGCCGCCGAACGGAGCCGACTACTTCAGGATCGAGGACTATCTGCCGGGTGGACTGCACACTCCGTGGGCGCGGAGTGCGATGAGGGCGTGTCACCGGGAGCACCTCGGCATGGCCACCTCAATGGCGGAGCTGTTGTACATCCAGCAGGCCTGCAGCCTCCACGAAACCATAAACGCCCACACCTACAGGATGAGGCTGGCCAAGAGCGAACCGGGTTCCGGCAGTGCTTGGTTCGTGGTCTATGCGAAAGGTATCAAGATCCTGGGCGGGGACCCCAGCAGCTCTACTCCCACATCCTCCGCCACCGAACCCACCACATTCCTTTGGCCAAATATCACGAAGCTATCGTTTGAACGGAAAAAGTTCGAGATCCGGAGTGGAGAGAGCAGGATCACCCTCTACGCAGCCTCTGACGAGAAGAACAAGCTCCTGCTGACCCTCTGCAAGGACACTCATCAGTGGAGCATGAAGCTGGCAGCCCGGCTCAAGGAGGTGTCCAAgcgggaggaggaggaggcggctGAGTCGCAGAGACTCCATGCCAGCTACGCCTGTTCCCGGAGTCTCCTGCTGCCATACAAGTCGAAGAACGAGCAGCGCATCTCCGTCATCTCCAGTACCAGTTCCAATACCACATCTGGGATAGTCAGTGATCGGGTTCACTCGGAGGATGAGCTGGAGATCATGATCAATACTCCACCTGCTCCACTGGCCGCCCCCTCGACGGAGAGCCTGGCGTTGGCCCATCTCCTGGACAGGCCCAGTGTCAGTCGACAGACCTCGAGTGTGGGCCAGATGTCGCTCAAGGATCTGGAGGAGCAACTGGCGGCGTTGAGTGTGAGACCAGCGGAGGTAAATAATGCCAACAGCTCCCTGAGCAACTCGATAATAGTCCCGAGAAGCTCCATCGGCGGAGGAGGAAGTGGCACTGCGTTGGGAGGATCAGGAAATGCCAACGACTCCTCAACAACCACCACAGACTCGCCCAGTTCGCAGCACAACATTGGCTCCCAGTGCTCCTCCACCTGCAGCACTGTGGTGGTCACCTCGCCGGCCAATACAGGTGCTGGTGGATCCACCGCACCCGTGCCCGTGCACTCCACTTCCTCCAGCCTGGAGCTGGGCTTCAGTCACACCGCCCAGAACTCCGCGCTGAGCGAAACGAATCCCGAGGACTTCAGGGAAGAAACTGAAAGTGTGTCGGGAGTATCGGGAGTGTATACCCTGGCCCATGGAGCTCCGCCCACCGAAACCTCCGGGGTGTACACCATGCACAGCAGCGAGCTAACCGGCCAGTCATCGGAGATGGCGGAATCGGAGAAGAGTTCCCACTACGGAATGTTCCAGCCCTCGAAACTGGAGGATAGTCATGTACAGCACCCGGAGAGTGGAGACGGAAGCAGAGAAAAGCAGAGAACCGAGTTCCGACTTCGTTCGGATTCGAATATCAGCACGGGCAGCTCCTTTCGGGGCGATGGCAGTGATCCCACGGACAACAAGCACTCCCTGCTCTCCGCCGATGAGCTGACCAATCTGATAGTGGGTCGCGGCACCTATCCCAGCCGGAAGACGGTGTCGAGCAGCCTCCACTCGGACTGCGACTATGTGACCCTGGAGACGGAGAAGGAGGAGCACCAGGAACTGCCACCAGCACCACCGCCACCGTACACGGCCCGTCACGAGAAGACAGGGTTGTGTGGTCCGCCGATAGCCAAGCCGGTGGTGCCCAAGCCCATTGCTGTGGTGCCTCCGAAGCCAGAGGTCAGTGCTCCTGTTCCGGCACTCCCAGTCCAACCCCCGCCGGCGGTTCCCGCTCTACGACGACGAGATCCTCCACCGTATCCCAGTTCCAGCAAACCAAGGCCCACCTCCCTGATATCCGTGAGCTCGTCGGCCAACCCGGCACCCAGTATCGCCGGATCAATGAGTTCCCTGAAGTCCGAGGAGGTCACGGCCAGGTTTATCACCACCCGACCACAGATTAGTATACTGAAGGCCCACACCAGCCTGATTCCGGACGGAGCCAAGCCCAGCTATGCGGCGCCACACCACTGCTCCTCGGCGGCCTCCTCCAGTGGCTCCGTGTGCAGTCACCAGTTGAGCCAACAGTCCCTGCACAACTCCAACTACGCTGGCGGCTCCCAGGCCTCGTTGCATCACCACCCTCACCACCATGTGCCGCCGGCCCATCACAGGCATTCCGGATCCGCTGCCATCGGCATACCCATAGTTCCTTACGGGCTGCACAAGAGTACGGCTTCGTTGCACCACCAGACCCATCCGTCGTGTGTCCTGTTGCCGGTGATCAAGCCCAGGCAGTTCCtgcccccaccaccaccaagtTTGCCTCGCCAACCACCGCCTCCTCCGCCATCGAATCATCCGCACTTGGCGGGGCACCTATACGGCCGTGAACTGGCCCGGAAGCAGCTGGAGTTGTACCAGCAGCAGCTGTACAGTGATGTGGACTATGTCATCTACCCCATCCAGGATCCGGCAGTCAGCCAACAGGAGTATCTGGACGCCAAGCAGGGTTCCCTACTGGCAGCCATGGCCCAGGCGGCACCACCGCCGCCCCATCACCCGTATCTGGCCATGCAGGTGTCGCCGGCGATATACCGGAGCACGCCTTACCTCCCACTGGCCCTGTCCACGCATTCACGCTACGCCTCCACCCAGAACCTATCGGATACGTATGTCCAGTTGCCAGGACATGCCGCTGGCTACTCTCCCTTATATTCGCCCTCGATGGCCAGTCTCTGCTCCTCGTACGAGCCACCCCCACCGCCGCCCCTTCATCCAGCGGCTCTGGCGGCGGCGGCATCGGCGGCGGCAGCCTCCGGAACAGGACCTTCCGGCTCTTCGTCCTCCTCGATGTTTGCACGATCGCGATCAGACGACAATATTCTGAATTCGCTCGACTCGCTGCCCAAGGGGAGGCGTCTGCCgcccccaccaccacccccctaCGTCAACAGGCGACTCAAGAAGCCGCCCATGCCGGCGCCCAGTGAAAAACCCCCACCAA TTCCCTCGAAGCCGAGTCCTGGCACCACCTGCCTTCTGCCGCCTCGGAAACCGCCCACTCTGAATCCCCACAGCGCCAACTCGCCGCTGATCAAGACCTCCAGTGGCGCCCAGTGGGCGGGAGAGCGTCCCAGGCCGGACATGGGTCTCGGACTGAGCCGCGGAAGCAACAGCATCCTGGCTCAGCTGCAGGCCTCCATGGCCGCCGCCGGATCACAGGCCCAGGCTCatgcccaggcccaggccctgGATATCGCTCTCCTTCGGGAGAAGAGCAAGCACCTGGACCTGCCACTCATCTCGGCGCTCTGCAACGATCGCTCCCTGCTGAAACAGACGATGGTGAACCCGAAGACAGGCCAGGAGATGCCCATGCCACTGGCCAGTTCCAGCTCGGCCTCCCAGCCCGGTCATTCCACCACGAATAGCAGCAATAGTTCGCCTGGCAGTGGCACCCTCAGCAAGTCCCGCAAAGGATCCACCACAGTGAGTCACCGGCATCCGCAGGACAAGCTGCCGCCCCTGCCGGTCCAACAGCTGGCCGAGGCCAATAACTATGTAATGGAACCGGCGGTTATGatgaagcagcaacagcagcacaAGACCGGttaa